In Campylobacter porcelli, the sequence AGTAAAAGTGAGCTAATGGAGCTACCTGGCATTGGCGAGGGAAAAGCTAAAGCTATTATTGATTATAGGACTAAGAGTAAATTTAAAACTATAGATGAGATTAAAAATGTCTCTGGTATCGGCGATAAGATATATGAAAGTATCAAAGTAGATCTAATCGTCAATGGCCCTACAGATACAAAGAATTTAAAAAGCACCATAAAAGATAAAAAACCAGTCAAAAAAGATAGCAACTCTACTAAAAAATAGTTGAATTTTAAAGGGCTGAGTTTTTAGCCCTTTAATTTTTAGATAAAAATAATAATTGATAAAATTTAATAAAATTTTCTCTATAAATCTTGACAAAGATTAATAATTTTTGTATAATTCAACTTCATTTTTTGAGTGTCTTGTTAGCTCAGCTGGTAGAGCATCTCCCTTTTAAGGAGGTGGCCGTTGGTTCGAATCCAACACAGGACACCACTTCGGTCGCTTAGCTCAGTTGGTAGAGCGCCACCCTTACAAGGTGGATGTCATAAGTTCGAGTCTTATAGCGACCACCATTTATTCTTAAATTTCAGGTGCGGCGGTAGTTCAGCTGGTTAGAATATCGGCCTGTCACGCCGGAGGTCGCGGGTTCGAGCCCCGTCCGCCGCGCCACAATCGTGTCTTGTTAGCTCAGCTGGTAGAGCATCTCCCTTTTAAGGAGGTGGCCGTTGGTTCGAATCCAACACAGGACACCACTTTTTAGACCCTTTCGTCTAGTCGGCCCAGGACATTGCATTCTCTGTGCAAAAACGCCAAGTTCAAATCTTGCAAGGGTCGCCATATAGTTAGTTTGGTCGCTTAGCTCAGTTGGTAGAGCGCCACCCTTACAAGGTGGATGTCATAAGTTCGAGTCTTATAGCGACCACCATTTATTCTTAAATTTCAGGTGCGGCGGTAGTTCAGCTGGTTAGAATATCGGCCTGTCACGCCGGAGGTCGCGGGTTCGAGCCCCGTCCGTCGCGCCACTTTGCTTTAAATATAATAAATATCACAAAATAGTTATAAAATTTAAAAATATCAATTAAAATTTGGATTATAGTGGCTAAAAATAGAGCTAAAATATATAGATAAAATTGATATTTTTTAGCTCTTATTTAGTCTAAAAGATAGGTAAATTTGCATTATTATGGTAAATATAATGGGAGCTCTAATAGTGCTATTTAAACACAATTAGATAAATTTTATAATTTTATTATAATTTTGTTTTTTAACCTTTTTATAGACTAAAAATAGATCAACTACCCACCAAGCAATAGAAAAAAGTAAAAATACAGTAGCAGTTACTAGTAAAAAATCAATGATAATATAATCATAATAATCAATAGATAGATCTAGTGAGATAAAAAAACAACACGCAAGATAATATGGATAAAATTGTGCGTAATGCTCCTAAGGCATAATCTTTTATCATAAATCTATCAATAGCTAGCCACCAAAGCAAGAATGTGCCACATATAATGCTAGCAATTAGAGGTTTTATAGGATCTTGAAGTGGCAAAAGAATCAAGTCTGATAATACTTTTTCCTTGTTTTGTAGGTTTTCAAATTTTAGTTTTAAAGTAGATAAATCCTCTTTATCTACTTTATCTTGAACGCTTAAAAGAAAGATATTATAATTCATTATAATTTCTATAAAATTGAGTTATTTATTAAAGACCTAAAATCTTTAAAATAACTCTACATAAATTTTCTTGCCATCATCAGTATATCTAGCACTATATTGTATGGTTTTTTCGACATCACCACCTTTAAACAAAGCTCCTTCTAATACACCATTTTTGTATCGTTTAAACATTTCTTCTGGCATTTGTGGATATGTAATTGTTAGTGTTGCTTTGCAATAAGTAGAATCTTTGCTATCGCTATCTTCTGTAATAAAATCACTAAAATTAGTATAAACGACTTCATTAGCATATTCTTTTATATCAAGTATCGGTTTAAAATAGAAAACCCCAAGCATCTCGGTGGTAGATGCGGCTTCTAGTTCTCTAAGCCCCATACCTCCAGATCTTATTAATAATGCTCTTAAAGACTGCTCATTTAAACCATATTCCACATAAATCCACTCATCACTATCCAAAATTTCCTTTAACACGCTCTTAACGCTTTCATCATTACATTTTGGTTTATTAGTAAAGCACCCAGAAAATAATAAAATTATCATTAAACTTAATAAAATATTTTTCATTTTACTCCATTATTATTTTGATATATTTTATGATTTCATCATTTTTGGCTCCATTTTGACCTAATAGATTTCTTAATAAATCTAGGTTAAGTTGTGGAGGAAATATGAGATAAGAGTTGGCTGGAAAACCATTTGATTTTAAACCAATACAAAATTTTTCATCTTCATTTGTATATGCTTCTCCTGCAACAATTTGATAGGTATCTTTCTCATAAAGTAAGGTAGGCTCTACTTCAAAAGGTGCGTATTTTTCACTCATTTTTATCTCCTTAAATCGCAATCACTGCATAAGATTTATAATCTTTTCGAAATTTTGTTTGCGAAGCTTTTTCCCTACTAAAAATAGATCCACAATCCACCAAATCCAAATAATAAGAGCTATAGATTTAGGATATTCTGTATTGTAAGATGAAAGCTCTATATAAATATTTAAAATTGCCAATCCTAAACGAATAAAACCAAGTATCTTATCGCCAATCATAAAGCGTCCTACACCAAGATTGCCAAGCAAAAAGCTCCCCACCCAAAATACAAAAGCTGGGCTTTTTAATTTTATCTGTGAAAGTTTAGAGATAAAATCTTTTTGTTTATCTTGACTTAAGCTTTCAAATTTATCTTTTAATATTACAGAAGACGCACCATCTTTTGGGAGCTTATCTTGAATGATTAAAAGAACTGAATTAAAATCCATAAAATCTCCTTAATAAAAATGTATCGAATTATTCCATAATATATCTTAAATAATCTTGAAATATTAGATATATTATTAGTAAATAATTGAATATTTCTAGTGTTTTTAATAAAGATTTTTTAATGTAAAATCCTAATTGAGTTAAAAAAATTTAAGGCAAAAAATGGCAAAAAAGAGCAAACGCGATATGGCATATGAGTTGGATATTGATGTTAGCACTTTGTATAATTGGAGAAAGCATAAACCAAATTTATACCGCATTGTTATGCTTGGTTTTAAATTCGATGAACTTTTAGAGAAAAATCGAGAAAATTATGAAGAGTTACTTAAGCTAAATCAAATAATACAAGATGAGATTGATAAATTTAAATAGGGTAAATTTAATATAATTTTTAAGATTTGCTATAAGCAGTTTAGTGATAAATAGATGAATGATTATGAAAAATTAAATTTAAAATATCGAGCGAATTAACGCTCAATATCATTGGATTTGATAAATTTATCAATCAACTCAAGCTGGATATTTACACTATAATCGCTAGTGCCACCGATAGATTTTCTAGCTTCTTTAGAACTTTCTAGCTTTAGTAGCCCCAAGGCATCAGAGTCAATGCTAGGCTCTATGCTTTGTAATTCCTCTAAATTTAATTCGCTTAAATCCTTGCCTAAGCTCTCGGCTAGTGCTACGCATTTGCCAGTTATAAAATGTGCTTGACGAAATGGAATTTGCTTTTGCTTAACTAGATAATCAGCTAAATCAGTAGCACTTAAATGCCCTGTTTTACACGCTTTTAGCATATTTTCTTTATTAAATTTAATCTCAGCCATCATTGCATTGAGAATGATTAGAGAGTTTTTAGCACTTTTTACACTATCAAATAGGCACTCTTTATCCTCTTGCATATCTTTATTATAGGCTAAGGGCAGGGATTTCATCGTGGTTAATAGTGAGATTAGATTACCGTAGGCACGGCCTGTTTTACCTCTGATTAACTCGGCTACATCTGGGTTTTTTTTCTGTGGCATTATGCTTGAGCCTGTGCTAAATCTATCACTAATTGTGATATATCCAAATTCACTACTACTCCATAAAATCAGCTCTTCGCATAGCCTTGATGTATGGGTAAAGATCAAGCTAATATTAAAAAGTAGCTCAAGAGCAAAATCCCTATCACTAACGCTATCCATAGCATTAGGCGTAATACCGCTAAATCCAAGCTCCCTTGCGACCATCTCACGATCGATTGGGTGAGGTGTGCCAGCCATAGCACATGAGCCAAGTGGGCTAAGATTATTTCGTTTATGGCTATTAATTAACCTATCATAATCCCTGCTAAACATAAAAGCATAAGCTAGTAAATGATATGCAAGGCTAACTGGCTGAGCGTGTTGTAAGTGAGTAAATCCTGGCATCAGCGTTGATTTATGCTCTTTGGCAATTTGGCTAAGTGTTTTGATAAGATCTAAAATTAATTTAGCAATTTCCATATTCGCCCCAAGTGCAAATAGCCTAAAATCAAGTGCCACTTGGTCATTTCTACTTCTTGCGGTGTGGAGCTTACCGCCAAATTCAGCCCCAATAATTTGGCTAAGCCTTTTTTCAATCGCCATATGAATATCTTCATCAGCGATAGAAAATTTAAATTCTCCATTTTCTATTTCGGATTTTATTTGCTCTAGTCCATTTAGTATCTTTTTGGCGGTTTCATCATCAATGATATTGCATTTAGCTAGCATTTTTGCGTGTGCTTTTGAGCCATTTATATCTTGAATGTATAGCTCCTTATCAAATTCAATCGAAGCATTAAAAGCCTCTAAAAGCTCACTACTAGCTTCGTTAAATCTACCTTGCCACATTTTTTGCATAAAAAATCCTTAATAAAGTATTGAGATAGTGGTAGAATTCGCCCATTACAAAGGCGAAAGATTAGATTGCTGGACCAGCTTTAGAAAATTGCACACCCTCTGCGACATCTTCATAGCGTTTAAAATTGTTGATAAACATATTAGCTAGATTATCTCTGCTTACGATATACTCATCTTTATTAGACCAAGTATTAATAGGGTTTAATAGATTTGCTTCTACTCCATCAAGGGATTTTGGGATCGCAAGATTGAATTTATCGAAATTTTCAAACTCGCATTGCTCGATACTACCATCTAAAATAGCGTTTATACAAGCTCTAGTAGCCTTAATGCTCATTCTTTTACCAACGCCATACGCACCACCGCTCCAGCCGGTATTTACTAGATATACATTTACATTGTGTTTATCTATCTTTTCACCAAGAAGTCTTGCATAAACGGTAGGGTGAAGTGGCATAAATGGCTCTCCAAAACACGCTGAAAAGGTCGCTTGTGGCTCTGTGATACCACGCTCAGTACCAGCTACCTTAGCTGTATATCCACTTAAGAAATAATACATCGCTTGTTCTTTTGTGAGTTTTGAAACTGGAGGTAGTATGCCAAAAGCAT encodes:
- a CDS encoding ComEA family DNA-binding protein; translated protein: MKAIAIIALGANIMLAAVNINTASKSELMELPGIGEGKAKAIIDYRTKSKFKTIDEIKNVSGIGDKIYESIKVDLIVNGPTDTKNLKSTIKDKKPVKKDSNSTKK
- a CDS encoding transcriptional regulator, coding for MAKKSKRDMAYELDIDVSTLYNWRKHKPNLYRIVMLGFKFDELLEKNRENYEELLKLNQIIQDEIDKFK
- the argH gene encoding argininosuccinate lyase codes for the protein MQKMWQGRFNEASSELLEAFNASIEFDKELYIQDINGSKAHAKMLAKCNIIDDETAKKILNGLEQIKSEIENGEFKFSIADEDIHMAIEKRLSQIIGAEFGGKLHTARSRNDQVALDFRLFALGANMEIAKLILDLIKTLSQIAKEHKSTLMPGFTHLQHAQPVSLAYHLLAYAFMFSRDYDRLINSHKRNNLSPLGSCAMAGTPHPIDREMVARELGFSGITPNAMDSVSDRDFALELLFNISLIFTHTSRLCEELILWSSSEFGYITISDRFSTGSSIMPQKKNPDVAELIRGKTGRAYGNLISLLTTMKSLPLAYNKDMQEDKECLFDSVKSAKNSLIILNAMMAEIKFNKENMLKACKTGHLSATDLADYLVKQKQIPFRQAHFITGKCVALAESLGKDLSELNLEELQSIEPSIDSDALGLLKLESSKEARKSIGGTSDYSVNIQLELIDKFIKSNDIER